One window of the Patescibacteria group bacterium genome contains the following:
- a CDS encoding glycosyl hydrolase, with translation MKKIVFIILILNFLITPLLASAADPWVATNDRIGLNVHWALGGFGKDDLYQLRLHQSRTTWVREHFYTEVFMGENPEAWFERYDLILEKYHREGIKVLGMLAYNVKHGDFYQPDLAVWEEFVRTVVNRYKDRVDAWEIWNEPDSPTYLTPHNPETYGPILETAYRTIKNIDTEELVLTGGLSWFNWYFAERLFKDYGDYFDRLAVHGYYCENRDNSKMMSDLAALRSVVGKYRPGEQIWITELGCSTGSIGITEQDQVEYLDNATKELLETTFVDKIFLYNIRNREIGDLYEDSFGLLGLDMQPRLAWSWYRSLPFGPYDQKRISFKREQKRATELKTVLEKFFGKDKIPVTQENWNKLVNAHIYGGYPVIAIVQSLRFGGKTVHPEISYDDWKKSKTYKKYIKKDLVNGRFVFAYGMARLPIETEQQKATELKQKLQTQFGLENLRINDANWVKLFNAYAYGGYPVEAIARAVIYGGKTVHTTIPWKFWKERSEYLEYMQKPVK, from the coding sequence ATGAAAAAAATTGTTTTCATTATTCTAATTTTAAATTTTCTGATTACACCGCTCTTAGCCAGTGCGGCTGATCCCTGGGTGGCGACCAATGACCGGATCGGACTGAATGTCCACTGGGCATTGGGTGGTTTTGGCAAGGATGATTTATACCAACTGCGTTTGCATCAGAGCAGAACAACCTGGGTGCGAGAGCATTTTTATACTGAAGTGTTTATGGGGGAAAATCCTGAGGCTTGGTTTGAGCGTTACGACCTAATTCTGGAAAAATATCATCGGGAAGGGATAAAAGTTCTGGGCATGCTGGCATACAATGTTAAACACGGGGATTTTTACCAGCCCGACCTTGCAGTGTGGGAAGAATTTGTCCGGACAGTTGTGAACCGCTACAAAGACAGGGTAGATGCGTGGGAAATCTGGAATGAACCAGATTCGCCGACTTACCTTACCCCGCATAACCCGGAAACCTACGGACCAATTTTAGAAACTGCTTATCGAACCATCAAAAATATTGACACCGAAGAGTTAGTCTTGACCGGCGGTTTGAGTTGGTTCAACTGGTATTTTGCCGAAAGACTTTTTAAAGATTATGGAGACTACTTTGATCGTTTAGCAGTTCATGGCTATTACTGCGAAAACCGGGATAATTCGAAAATGATGTCCGATCTGGCAGCGCTCAGAAGCGTGGTGGGTAAATACCGGCCGGGTGAGCAGATTTGGATTACTGAGCTTGGCTGTTCCACCGGATCAATCGGAATCACTGAACAGGATCAGGTTGAATATTTGGATAATGCCACTAAAGAATTATTAGAAACCACTTTTGTTGATAAAATTTTTCTTTATAATATCCGTAACCGGGAAATTGGTGATTTATATGAAGACAGCTTCGGACTTTTAGGTTTGGATATGCAGCCGAGGCTTGCCTGGTCGTGGTATCGCTCGCTTCCTTTCGGCCCGTATGATCAGAAAAGGATCTCTTTCAAACGGGAACAGAAGCGCGCTACCGAATTAAAAACTGTTTTGGAAAAATTTTTTGGTAAAGATAAAATTCCGGTTACACAAGAAAACTGGAACAAGTTGGTTAATGCACATATTTATGGCGGTTATCCGGTGATTGCCATAGTCCAGTCATTGCGTTTTGGTGGAAAAACGGTTCATCCGGAAATAAGTTATGACGATTGGAAAAAAAGTAAAACTTATAAAAAATATATCAAAAAGGATTTAGTGAACGGACGATTTGTCTTTGCATATGGTATGGCACGATTGCCAATCGAAACCGAACAGCAGAAGGCAACAGAATTGAAACAAAAACTTCAGACTCAATTTGGTTTGGAGAATTTAAGAATTAATGACGCGAACTGGGTAAAACTGTTTAACGCTTATGCTTACGGCGGGTATCCGGTGGAAGCAATCGCGCGTGCAGTGATTTATGGCGGTAAGACAGTGCACACAACTATTCCATGGAAATTCTGGAAAGAACGGTCTGAGTATTTGGAATATATGCAAAAACCGGTAAAATAA
- the ispH gene encoding 4-hydroxy-3-methylbut-2-enyl diphosphate reductase yields MKVFIARPRGFCAGVARAVEVVELALETFGPPIYVRHAIVHNQHVVNDLEKKGAIFVETLSEIPRGSRLVFSAHGVSPQVRAGAKKRELDVIDATCPLVTKVHLEAIRFAKENYSIVLIGHKGHVELIGTAGEAPDNIYIVETEKDINELIIPDESKVAVLTQTTLSVNDTKGLLDILKKKYPSLKEPPRQDICYATTNRQAAVKNIAKYCDVVYVIGDPESSNSNRLREAAEQTNIPAYLIQSSSDIKPEQISGVNAIGVTAGASAPEHLIEEVIAYLKSHGADDVQEVEAVKENMKFPLPRELSSKLKN; encoded by the coding sequence ATGAAAGTATTTATTGCCAGGCCAAGAGGATTTTGCGCGGGTGTAGCGCGGGCAGTGGAAGTAGTGGAATTAGCCCTAGAAACATTCGGCCCACCAATTTATGTCCGGCATGCTATTGTGCACAACCAGCATGTTGTGAATGACCTCGAAAAGAAAGGGGCCATTTTTGTTGAAACGCTTTCAGAAATTCCAAGAGGCAGTAGGCTAGTATTCAGTGCGCATGGAGTATCCCCGCAGGTTCGGGCAGGGGCAAAAAAAAGAGAGCTTGATGTTATTGACGCAACCTGTCCCTTGGTAACGAAAGTTCATCTGGAGGCGATAAGGTTTGCCAAAGAAAACTACTCAATTGTTTTGATCGGTCATAAGGGGCATGTAGAATTAATCGGGACAGCCGGTGAAGCACCCGATAATATCTATATAGTTGAAACGGAAAAAGATATAAATGAATTAATAATTCCGGATGAATCCAAAGTTGCTGTTTTAACCCAGACAACACTGAGTGTAAATGATACGAAAGGATTACTCGATATTTTAAAGAAAAAGTATCCAAGCTTGAAAGAACCGCCAAGGCAGGATATTTGTTATGCGACTACTAACCGACAAGCAGCAGTAAAAAATATTGCTAAGTATTGCGATGTAGTATACGTGATCGGCGATCCGGAAAGTTCAAATTCGAACCGACTGCGCGAGGCAGCAGAACAAACCAATATCCCGGCCTATTTAATCCAAAGCAGTTCTGATATAAAACCTGAACAGATAAGTGGTGTTAATGCGATTGGTGTTACTGCCGGTGCATCTGCTCCGGAACATCTGATTGAAGAAGTTATCGCATATCTGAAAAGTCACGGTGCTGATGATGTACAGGAAGTGGAAGCGGTCAAAGAAAATATGAAATTTCCGCTACCCCGCGAACTAAGTTCCAAGCTTAAAAATTAA
- a CDS encoding FAD-dependent oxidoreductase, producing the protein MIYDLIIIGASAAGISAGIYSARRNLNFLIISKDIGGEVARSGEVWNYPGYPQTDGVALSEKFKEHILLNNITPETVVTVKGVRKEDGKFYVDASKNGSDITYETKSVIVATGVEPRHLGIPGEEDFRGKGVTYCTTCDGPLFRNKVVATIGGGNSALESALMLSEIATKVYLVNRNEAMSGEGVLIDKVMAAKNIELITNAETTEIIGEQIVKTLKYKDRKTDEEKELAVQGIFVHIGNIPNSGMIDIVEKNKFGEIMVDRLGKTNVAGIFAAGDVTDIPYKQIAIATGMGVVASLSVVDYLNKLKND; encoded by the coding sequence ATGATTTATGATTTGATAATAATTGGCGCATCAGCTGCTGGCATATCTGCCGGTATTTATTCCGCCAGAAGAAACCTGAATTTTTTGATAATTTCCAAGGATATTGGCGGAGAAGTGGCGAGGTCCGGTGAGGTTTGGAATTATCCAGGTTATCCGCAGACAGACGGAGTAGCTTTAAGCGAAAAATTTAAGGAGCATATCCTACTAAATAATATTACACCGGAAACAGTGGTTACGGTTAAGGGTGTCAGAAAAGAGGATGGTAAATTTTATGTTGATGCGAGCAAGAACGGTTCAGATATTACATATGAAACAAAAAGCGTGATCGTGGCAACCGGCGTGGAACCACGGCATTTGGGAATCCCCGGTGAAGAAGATTTCAGAGGCAAGGGAGTAACCTATTGCACAACCTGTGACGGTCCGTTATTTCGCAATAAGGTTGTCGCGACAATTGGCGGTGGTAATTCCGCCCTGGAATCCGCGTTGATGCTTTCTGAAATCGCAACCAAAGTTTATCTGGTGAATCGTAATGAAGCAATGTCGGGTGAAGGCGTGTTGATTGATAAAGTAATGGCTGCCAAAAATATTGAACTGATTACCAACGCGGAAACAACAGAAATAATCGGCGAGCAAATAGTTAAAACGTTGAAATATAAAGACAGAAAAACGGATGAGGAAAAAGAATTGGCTGTCCAGGGAATATTTGTTCACATTGGGAACATCCCGAATTCCGGCATGATTGATATTGTAGAAAAAAATAAATTCGGGGAAATAATGGTTGACCGATTGGGCAAAACAAATGTTGCCGGAATATTTGCTGCGGGAGACGTCACAGATATACCATACAAACAAATTGCCATCGCGACCGGAATGGGCGTCGTTGCCTCCCTTTCGGTTGTTGATTATTTGAATAAATTAAAAAATGATTAA
- a CDS encoding FecR domain-containing protein has product MIKKYTNIIIIAVIAVIAGVGIYWYSQYSTEEIYVDASLSNDKQTALAATLAYQQGDVMAQIDAAEWGIVETDTVLHEGDAVKTGLDSKAIIELENGDVLRLGYSTEISLTSLNESGVLINQVSGASYNRVTKNLARTYKVQTDDATVEALGTAFNVVKTPEQMDVTVVESNVNVITDVNKQALAEGKRGSIKNKEIEISDIDPETLKNDWYTWNKEEDSKNDDSLGVLEPFAGPDVIITNPVDVTTVTNPGVTITGTVSDVSAKISVNGTEIANNDGAFSHAVILVAGKNMFTVIAENSSGYKTVKEIKVIYQAASSATPIKLEAATEDDGVHLSWSKSTGSTFQYYKVVRSENNANLNFPDDGYIAALVIGEESYTDKDVSENGTYYYRVCEVMAGDQVFCSNVAHMKGKKAQEQEQEQEQEQEQEQNNERVGIFLSGEAKTGGIFLEWEVENMTISNGFKVVKGTSANPVYPGSDYKLITDNNLTSYAWDLTDGKTYHFRVCEYDGSGSCLVYSNDIKVTATGGSDDEEDSEGSASVISVTAEETGVGIWWTDTSANPGFKYYKIVRSETNPNLRYPEDGYIAVKPEDDTSYRDFSAVNGTSYYYRICTVGDTTFCSNVIQVTAINNNAVPSAVTLSGSIDEGKLTLSWTKSNEADFKYYKLVWSKTDSTPQYPTDGYIKAISNIESLSYEDEGDKSGSRTEDENLTEGTHYYSICVVDQADQVKCSNTVTLTEGEVQ; this is encoded by the coding sequence ATGATAAAAAAATACACAAATATAATAATAATCGCAGTTATTGCAGTAATTGCCGGCGTGGGAATATATTGGTATTCACAATACAGTACAGAGGAAATTTATGTTGATGCTTCATTGTCTAATGATAAGCAAACAGCGCTTGCAGCAACGCTTGCTTATCAGCAGGGTGATGTTATGGCGCAAATTGATGCTGCTGAATGGGGAATTGTGGAAACGGATACAGTCTTGCATGAAGGCGATGCCGTCAAGACCGGCCTTGATAGTAAAGCGATTATTGAACTGGAGAACGGTGATGTATTACGGTTAGGCTATTCGACAGAAATATCGCTGACTAGCCTGAATGAATCCGGTGTGCTGATAAATCAGGTTTCCGGTGCCAGTTATAACCGGGTGACAAAGAATCTCGCCCGCACATATAAGGTCCAAACAGATGATGCAACAGTAGAGGCTTTGGGTACGGCATTTAATGTTGTTAAGACACCGGAACAAATGGATGTTACAGTAGTGGAAAGTAATGTAAACGTTATTACTGATGTTAATAAACAAGCATTGGCAGAAGGTAAACGGGGATCAATTAAGAATAAAGAAATTGAAATTTCGGACATCGATCCGGAAACCCTGAAAAATGATTGGTATACCTGGAACAAGGAAGAAGATTCCAAAAATGACGATAGTCTTGGAGTACTGGAGCCGTTTGCCGGTCCGGATGTTATAATCACAAATCCTGTTGACGTTACGACAGTAACAAATCCCGGAGTAACCATTACCGGGACAGTATCCGATGTCAGCGCCAAAATATCAGTTAACGGAACGGAAATAGCTAACAATGATGGAGCGTTCAGTCATGCAGTAATATTAGTTGCCGGTAAAAACATGTTTACGGTAATTGCAGAAAACAGTAGCGGGTATAAGACAGTCAAAGAAATTAAGGTAATTTATCAGGCAGCATCATCGGCAACCCCGATTAAACTGGAAGCAGCAACCGAAGACGACGGTGTTCATCTTTCTTGGAGTAAGTCGACCGGATCCACATTCCAATATTACAAAGTAGTGCGTTCGGAGAATAATGCTAACCTGAACTTTCCTGATGACGGATATATTGCAGCTTTAGTAATCGGCGAAGAATCTTATACGGATAAAGATGTGTCAGAAAATGGAACTTATTATTACCGTGTTTGTGAGGTAATGGCCGGCGATCAGGTTTTCTGTTCTAATGTCGCTCATATGAAGGGTAAAAAGGCACAAGAGCAAGAACAGGAACAGGAGCAGGAGCAAGAACAGGAACAGAACAATGAACGGGTTGGCATATTTCTTTCCGGTGAAGCTAAAACCGGCGGAATATTCTTGGAGTGGGAAGTTGAGAATATGACCATCTCAAACGGTTTTAAGGTGGTTAAAGGTACTTCCGCCAATCCGGTCTACCCGGGTAGTGATTATAAACTGATTACTGATAATAATCTGACCAGCTACGCTTGGGATTTAACCGATGGAAAAACATACCATTTTCGAGTATGTGAGTATGATGGTTCCGGATCGTGTCTGGTTTACAGTAATGATATCAAAGTTACTGCCACGGGCGGTTCCGATGACGAAGAAGATTCCGAAGGTTCAGCATCTGTAATATCTGTAACAGCAGAAGAAACCGGTGTGGGCATTTGGTGGACGGATACTTCCGCAAATCCCGGATTTAAGTATTATAAAATTGTGCGATCGGAGACCAATCCAAATTTGAGATATCCAGAGGATGGCTATATTGCAGTAAAACCGGAAGATGATACAAGTTATCGGGATTTTTCCGCGGTAAATGGCACGAGTTATTACTACCGCATCTGTACGGTAGGTGACACTACTTTCTGCAGTAATGTTATCCAGGTTACAGCAATCAATAATAATGCCGTACCTTCAGCAGTTACCCTATCGGGCAGTATTGATGAAGGTAAATTGACTTTGAGTTGGACCAAATCGAACGAAGCGGACTTTAAGTATTACAAACTGGTATGGTCCAAAACCGATTCTACTCCGCAGTATCCAACTGACGGATATATAAAGGCAATTTCCAACATTGAATCATTAAGTTATGAGGATGAAGGTGATAAATCCGGATCGCGCACCGAAGACGAGAATTTAACAGAAGGTACTCATTATTATTCAATTTGTGTAGTTGATCAGGCAGATCAGGTAAAATGTAGTAACACGGTAACACTGACTGAAGGGGAAGTGCAGTAG
- a CDS encoding transcriptional repressor: MVNSSKITRLTAQKKAILGSIRDFWPIHPSSQMVYQRVKKTVPSISLGTVYRNLNSLREGGYIEEIVIHNEPSRYDSHVDAHLHFKCDDCGELYDIDNPSLLKSHTKRLKDQGFIVQRSSIMFQGLCQKCYKKADQISQSECVAHGKIEPHVHKNNSSCKICGFQEECSYHPNK, translated from the coding sequence ATGGTAAACAGCAGCAAAATAACCAGATTAACCGCCCAGAAAAAAGCGATTTTAGGTAGTATACGCGATTTTTGGCCGATTCATCCTTCTTCGCAAATGGTATATCAAAGGGTCAAAAAAACTGTACCCAGCATCTCATTAGGGACGGTCTATCGGAATCTCAATTCACTGCGCGAAGGCGGTTATATTGAAGAAATTGTCATCCACAACGAACCCAGTCGTTACGACAGCCACGTTGACGCGCATCTGCATTTCAAATGTGATGATTGCGGAGAGTTATATGATATTGATAACCCCAGCCTGTTAAAAAGCCATACTAAGCGATTAAAAGACCAGGGGTTTATTGTACAGCGGTCCAGTATCATGTTCCAGGGATTATGCCAGAAATGTTATAAAAAGGCAGATCAAATCAGTCAGTCAGAATGCGTGGCGCACGGCAAAATAGAACCGCATGTGCATAAAAATAATTCATCCTGTAAAATTTGCGGTTTTCAGGAAGAGTGTTCTTACCATCCGAATAAATAA
- a CDS encoding ferredoxin: MAEEKKATPKIARIEVDRDACISVASCVDIAPEVFELDDEGKAVVKNAKGNPDDVILESAQSCPVNAIILYDEAGNKIWPV, translated from the coding sequence ATGGCAGAAGAAAAAAAAGCCACGCCGAAAATTGCGAGAATTGAAGTCGACCGCGATGCGTGCATCAGCGTAGCCAGTTGCGTAGATATCGCACCGGAAGTATTCGAGCTTGATGACGAGGGAAAAGCAGTGGTCAAAAATGCAAAAGGCAATCCAGATGATGTTATCTTAGAATCAGCCCAGTCCTGCCCGGTAAACGCGATCATCCTTTATGATGAAGCAGGCAATAAAATCTGGCCCGTCTAG
- a CDS encoding ribonuclease H-like domain-containing protein, with amino-acid sequence MKEIVLDIETQTGFGAGGRNNRDMKISLVGIYRYETDTYEAFLENELVNLWPILEHSTRIIGYNLDGFDMPILNNYYPGDITKIPTLDIMDVIYKVLGFRVKLDDVAKATLDVGKSGTGLQAVTLFNEGKIEELKDYCLQDVRLTRDIYEYGKQNGKIFYESKMSKGEVKINFTPPENQTHSMNLTLPI; translated from the coding sequence ATGAAAGAAATAGTATTAGACATTGAGACACAAACCGGATTCGGCGCCGGTGGCCGCAATAATAGAGATATGAAAATTTCTCTGGTCGGTATTTACCGCTATGAGACAGATACATATGAAGCGTTTCTGGAAAATGAATTGGTCAATCTCTGGCCGATCCTGGAACATTCCACGCGAATTATTGGTTACAATCTGGATGGTTTCGACATGCCAATTTTAAACAACTATTATCCGGGTGATATTACCAAGATACCAACACTCGATATCATGGATGTGATTTACAAAGTACTGGGTTTCCGGGTGAAGCTTGATGACGTAGCTAAAGCTACACTCGATGTGGGAAAATCCGGAACCGGCTTGCAGGCAGTTACTTTGTTTAACGAAGGAAAGATTGAAGAGCTGAAAGATTATTGTCTGCAGGATGTGCGATTAACCCGTGATATTTATGAATATGGCAAACAAAACGGAAAAATATTTTATGAAAGCAAAATGAGTAAGGGAGAAGTGAAAATAAATTTTACTCCTCCGGAAAACCAGACTCATTCTATGAACTTAACCTTACCAATCTAA
- the sufC gene encoding Fe-S cluster assembly ATPase SufC translates to MFSIKNLKISVDDKKIVKGITLNIPKGEIHALMGPNGSGKSTLAQAAMGHPRYRIDAGNIKINGKEISKLSPDKRARAGLFLSFQYPSEIPGVSLLNFLRTAYNQVKRTPKNPITFADFKKLAKEKLELLQMDPDFLTRSINEGFSGGEKKRAEILQLAILEPEYAILDETDSGLDVDALRIVAEGINVVRKNSKTGLLLITHYQRILEYITPDVVHIMVDGKIVKTGDAKLAKQIEKNGYRGIIKK, encoded by the coding sequence ATGTTTTCAATCAAAAATCTAAAAATATCCGTTGATGATAAAAAGATTGTCAAAGGGATAACCTTGAATATTCCAAAGGGGGAGATCCACGCTTTGATGGGACCGAACGGTTCCGGCAAGAGCACACTCGCGCAGGCGGCAATGGGCCATCCGCGCTACCGGATTGATGCCGGTAATATTAAAATAAACGGCAAAGAGATTTCCAAATTATCACCGGACAAAAGAGCGCGCGCGGGGTTGTTTTTATCCTTTCAGTATCCGAGTGAAATACCGGGCGTCAGTCTCCTGAATTTTTTACGCACAGCGTACAATCAGGTAAAGCGCACGCCAAAGAATCCGATCACCTTTGCGGATTTCAAAAAGCTGGCAAAGGAAAAACTGGAACTGCTGCAAATGGATCCGGATTTCCTGACCCGCTCCATTAATGAGGGATTTTCCGGTGGTGAAAAAAAACGCGCGGAAATACTGCAATTGGCCATATTAGAGCCGGAATACGCTATTTTAGATGAGACGGATTCCGGATTGGATGTGGATGCTTTAAGGATCGTGGCGGAAGGGATTAACGTCGTGCGTAAAAATTCCAAAACAGGGTTGCTGTTGATTACCCATTATCAACGAATCTTAGAATATATTACACCGGATGTGGTGCATATCATGGTTGACGGAAAGATTGTAAAGACCGGCGATGCTAAATTGGCAAAACAGATTGAGAAAAACGGTTACCGGGGGATAATAAAAAAATAA
- a CDS encoding HD domain-containing protein encodes MYLPTQKQCFDLWDKYQMPEHIKRHSATVTQVADTVTLYLESQGVKIDKILVNRGALLHDIAKIIAVNENREREHAEMGSEIAVRENLGKEISEIIRKHYMNTFNDQCTLEELIVNYADKRVAQNKIVSLAERFDYICKRYPRAIPDIINNQQKYFEFEKEYQIDQLDLMEK; translated from the coding sequence ATGTACTTACCGACTCAAAAGCAGTGTTTTGATCTTTGGGATAAATATCAAATGCCGGAACATATTAAACGGCATTCAGCAACGGTAACTCAGGTTGCGGATACTGTTACTCTATATCTTGAAAGTCAGGGAGTTAAAATCGATAAAATTTTAGTTAATAGAGGTGCGCTGTTACATGATATTGCAAAAATAATAGCTGTGAATGAAAATCGTGAACGTGAACATGCAGAGATGGGTTCGGAAATTGCGGTCAGGGAAAATCTCGGTAAGGAGATCTCGGAAATAATTCGCAAGCACTATATGAATACATTTAATGATCAATGCACTTTGGAAGAATTAATCGTCAATTATGCCGACAAAAGAGTTGCACAGAATAAAATTGTTTCTTTGGCGGAAAGATTTGATTACATTTGTAAAAGATATCCTCGAGCTATTCCCGACATTATCAATAATCAGCAGAAATATTTTGAATTTGAAAAAGAATATCAGATTGACCAACTGGATTTGATGGAAAAATAA
- the sufB gene encoding Fe-S cluster assembly protein SufB yields the protein MKKKVQTKKIVSDKYKFGFAMPENFVFRTRKGLDEEVVKEISWHKKEPAWMTALRLKGYEYFKARPLPKWGGDLSKLNFDNIYYYIKPTEKQARTWQDLPKDIKTTYDRIGVPEAEKNFLAGVGAQYDSEVVYHSLQKELSKQGIIFVSMDHALRDYPELVKKYFGTIIPVNDNKFAALNTATWSGGSFIYVPKGVKVKLPLQAYFRINAANMGQFERTLIIADEGSYVHYVEGCTAPIYSTDSLHSAVVEIVVKKGARVRYTTVQNWSNNVYNLVTKRMRVEEEGIGEWVDCNLGSKLTMKYPSCILVGKKARGEILSMAYAGKGQHQDAGGKIIHAAPETSGRVISKSISQHGGRTSYRGLLQMTPRADRAKAKVVCDALILDHDSRSDTYPDMKINNQNVQVEHEATVSKIGEDQLFYLMSRGLDLASAEALIINGFIEPIVKELPLEYAIEMNRLIQMQMEGSVG from the coding sequence ATGAAGAAAAAAGTTCAAACAAAAAAAATCGTTTCAGATAAATACAAATTCGGGTTTGCCATGCCGGAAAATTTTGTGTTCAGGACACGCAAGGGTTTGGATGAGGAAGTGGTTAAAGAAATTTCCTGGCATAAAAAGGAGCCGGCTTGGATGACGGCACTTAGACTGAAAGGTTATGAATATTTTAAGGCGCGTCCCCTACCGAAATGGGGCGGTGATCTTTCGAAACTGAATTTTGACAATATTTATTATTACATCAAGCCGACGGAAAAACAGGCTCGCACCTGGCAGGATCTGCCGAAAGATATTAAAACCACTTATGATCGGATTGGCGTTCCGGAAGCGGAAAAAAATTTCCTGGCCGGAGTCGGAGCACAGTATGATTCTGAAGTGGTCTATCATTCTTTGCAGAAAGAGCTGAGTAAACAGGGAATTATTTTTGTCAGCATGGATCATGCATTGCGTGATTATCCTGAATTGGTAAAGAAATATTTTGGTACTATTATTCCAGTCAATGATAATAAATTTGCCGCGCTCAATACGGCAACTTGGTCCGGTGGGTCATTTATTTACGTCCCTAAGGGTGTTAAGGTTAAACTGCCGCTTCAGGCATATTTCCGAATTAACGCGGCTAATATGGGCCAGTTTGAAAGAACTTTGATTATTGCTGATGAGGGAAGCTATGTGCATTATGTCGAGGGTTGTACGGCGCCGATTTACTCCACCGATTCACTGCATTCGGCTGTTGTCGAGATCGTGGTCAAAAAAGGAGCGCGGGTCCGGTATACCACCGTGCAGAACTGGAGTAATAATGTATATAACCTGGTGACCAAAAGAATGCGGGTGGAAGAAGAAGGAATCGGCGAATGGGTGGACTGCAATTTAGGCTCAAAACTGACTATGAAATACCCCAGCTGCATTTTGGTAGGTAAAAAAGCCCGGGGCGAAATTCTTTCCATGGCGTATGCCGGAAAAGGACAGCATCAGGATGCGGGCGGGAAAATAATTCATGCGGCACCGGAAACCTCCGGCCGGGTAATCTCCAAATCAATCAGCCAACATGGTGGGCGGACGTCTTACCGCGGACTTTTGCAAATGACACCCAGAGCAGACCGGGCTAAAGCCAAGGTCGTTTGTGATGCCTTGATATTGGATCATGATTCTCGTTCCGATACCTATCCCGATATGAAAATCAATAACCAGAACGTCCAGGTGGAACATGAAGCAACCGTTTCTAAAATCGGTGAAGACCAGCTTTTTTATCTGATGAGCCGTGGACTAGATCTGGCATCAGCTGAGGCATTAATTATCAACGGATTCATTGAACCGATTGTAAAAGAACTGCCTTTGGAATATGCGATTGAAATGAACCGCTTAATTCAAATGCAAATGGAAGGGAGTGTCGGATAA
- a CDS encoding SufD family Fe-S cluster assembly protein, whose amino-acid sequence MKKERIIIDYLGKNKNVSVFVKKGESLIYILLGFKSGDKNITINLEGDGAEARILGAILGSKGKTNINTFQHHRAPNTKSDLLIKGVFLNQTSYQYEGLIKIDPKAQKSNAYQKNNNLLLSDQAHVDTSPKLEILADDVRCTHGATVGRIDEEELFYLMSRGISRKEAEKLVISGFLKSIARDLSDQKTRQKIEIVLDKEIRKLL is encoded by the coding sequence ATGAAAAAAGAGCGAATTATAATTGATTATCTTGGGAAGAATAAGAACGTATCCGTTTTCGTAAAAAAGGGGGAATCTTTAATTTACATTTTACTGGGCTTTAAATCCGGAGATAAAAATATTACGATCAATCTGGAAGGTGACGGTGCGGAAGCCAGAATCTTGGGAGCGATTTTGGGTTCTAAGGGAAAAACGAATATTAATACTTTCCAGCACCATCGCGCGCCGAACACAAAAAGTGATCTGCTGATTAAAGGTGTATTTCTGAATCAGACCAGTTATCAATATGAAGGCTTGATCAAGATTGATCCGAAAGCTCAAAAATCCAACGCGTATCAGAAGAATAATAATCTGCTACTGAGTGATCAGGCGCATGTTGACACCAGTCCTAAGCTCGAGATACTGGCGGATGACGTCCGCTGTACGCACGGAGCGACTGTTGGTAGAATAGATGAAGAGGAACTGTTCTATCTGATGAGCCGCGGAATTTCGAGAAAAGAAGCGGAAAAATTGGTAATCAGCGGATTCCTAAAAAGCATCGCTAGGGATTTGAGTGATCAAAAGACCAGGCAGAAGATTGAGATTGTTTTAGATAAGGAAATAAGAAAACTGTTATAA